The DNA window AGGGGTTAGCTCTCTTTCGAAAGAAGTCATTGAAGTATTCTCTGTTAAGTAATTGATGGGATCCTCGAACAATGAAGGAATTGTACCTAAGATGTCTATACTCGGTTTTAACCCCGCGTTTTGTTTCTCGAGTTTGAGGAAAGTCCTCCAAATAGGTTTATGGAGTTCAGGGAGTACTTTGCCACTAAGGAAATGTTTAGCATTTAGTCTCGGTGGGGTTCGAACCCATACCGTTAATACCATATGAGGGCATGGGTTTAAACCAAGGCCAAACGCTAAACATTTTCTTGGTGATGAGGCACTCCCTAAACTCTATCAATTTGTTTGGGTTCTCCTCGGAATCGAGAGATAAAACTACTTAACGAACGACACTTCAAAGACTTCATTTTGAAATAGTTAAGAACTGAAGAGATAGGTTAAACtagaaaatttggaaaataggGCTTAATTTGTCTAATTTTGATACTGGCAGGAACCTAAGAGGCATTAAAACCAAAAAAGATTTTGAGGGGGTCAAGCGTCCATTTATCCAATTTCAAAATCAAGAGGGACCTAAAAGGCATTTAACCCAAAAAATTTGGACTGCCAAGGCTCAATTCGTCCAATTTCATAAATTGGGAGAAACGTAAAAGTTGGGGATGAATTCAGAGCTACCTATATTTTTGCAGTATCAAGATTGGACCAATTGGATCATGAACCAATCAAGATGTTTTCTCAAAAAATAGTATTAAATCGATTGAACTATTAATCGGTACGGATTAATTGAACCGACAATTGAATTGATTgaactaaattttttataattttttaatcgtAGCAATCGAACCGAAAAATTGGTGGCTTAACCGACTCGTCCACCGATCCAAtcctaaaaacattaaattttttctagaagTACTACTTTTTCTTGTTCTACAACAATCCATTTGCAATAgctttatttgatatattatgcGAGGATATGATCACTAAAGTAGTGAAAAAAACAAacgatataatattaaatatattcagACAATCGTGTTCGACATACACACGTATTAGAAGCTCATCGAAGAATCTAGTAAGAAGGTCTAGTATTATAGGGTGTAGAAATTAATTACCTGGTGCTTTTGAATAAGTGGATAAAGTTTTTCACCAAGTATTGTTTTTTGCTGTTCGGGTGAAGCAGCAGCAAGCATACTACTCAGCATCTCAGTCCCTTGTGTCAAAGCTGCGGCAGCAGCACCACCACCGGGCCCTTTGTTCACTTCTCGACCTTGACCATTCGGTACAGATTTAGCTTGTCCAGTCTGCTGCAAAATGAAATGTCGGAGCAACGTAGACTCGAAAACATATAAAAAGGAgaggaaaaagaatgaaaaaacaaCCTGTTGATTACTTTGATCTTTTGAGGAAGTCACTGTTTGATTCGGTGGTTGCAATTGCAGCGCGTATGTAACGGAATGAGAACCTCGAAGAGTGTTGCCGTTCATCTGACGACGGTTTGGCCTGGTTTGTCTTGGAGCAGTAGGGAACTATGACATGGTATAGTAAGTACTCATATTCGTATAGTTCGAACCGCTAACATACTTGTATATAAATACACATACCAGGGGAAGTGATGAGTATTGAAAGACTGGTCTGGTTGGTGGTGCAAAGCCATTAGCTCTCCATCCTGGCCTTAAACCTAAAGGTTGGTGCATCATCCCGGGCCTTAGGGGTACTTGTGAAACAATGCCGGTTGGAGATGCGTAGTAAAGCGGAGGGTACCCTCCCGGGAGAACAACTGTTGAAGGCCCTGCTAATCCAGGCATACGTTGAGCATACTGAAGTTGCAATTGTGCTTGTCTATCCTCTTTCCTTTGAGCTATCGCGACGTACAATGGCTTGCGGTGAAACATATATCCTATGGAATGCAGGGATGAGAGATAATTGACAAAAACAATAAGGCAATGAAACTTAAGAAGCAAGTAACGTGTGTATAACTTCCTAGATGCTCTACATTTCGATTTTAATCACTAAAGGTAGCTCGTTAAAGTTATAACGACTCGTTTAACTTTACCATGAAACGTGCTGACAGCTTggtttaacttaccatatatcctTTAACATATGGAAATGCAGGGATGAAACAGTAAGGCATGAAACTTAAGAAGCAAGTAACATATGAATAACTTCCTAGATGCTCTCCATTTCGATTTCAATCACTAAAGGTAGCTCATTAAAGATATGAAGACTAGTTTATCTTTACCATGGAACGTGCCGACAGCTTTAGCGGCCTCCTCCGGAGCAGAGAAACAGACAAATCCGAAACCTTTGTTTATTCCTTTGTCATCTCGCATAAGTTTTGCAGACGTAATCGTACCACATAGACTGAAAAGGTCTCTCAGCTCATCATCGGTGACATCATCATCAATGTTCTTCACATAAACATTCGAAGCCTGAAATTTCGAAAATGGTAAACAATGGTGATCATGAATTGCATCATGTAGAGAAAAACTTAGCTTACTTTATATTTCATAATCTGCTCCTTTCGTCGTTCCTCAAACTGATTCCGCAATATTTGCTCCCGTTCCGCTTTCTTTTGTGCCCTTGCTACATATAGAACTTTTGAACCTAATAATACAACCATGCATCAAAAGAAAGTAAACCGTATTAAGCGTCGCTCGCTTTAAGTGTCGGATATAAGAATGTACCGAGTTGTGATCCGTTCATCGATTCCATTGCCTTCTTAGCATCCTCTGGACATTCGAAATTCACAAAACCAAAACCTCTCGAGGTTCCATTTTCATCCCTTGCTACAACCAAGCAAGCAATTTTCCCAAACTCGGAAAATTTCTCTTGTAAAACCTCTTCATTGATATCTGGATCCAAGTTCTTCACATACAAATTTGTATATTTAACATCAGGACTTGGTAGAACCCTATCACactttttcataaatttcccaACATATCTGTTCCGAAAAAACAAGaattaaacattcatttcaaGAAGAGATAAAtaacaattaaagagaaaagaaaatcacaTTACATTTCCTTATCACCAATCATGGTATTATCAAGCCTTTCAATTGCAGCATTTGCAGATTCCTCTGATTCAAATTGAACAAATCCATATCCCATGCTTTTACCATCTTCAAATGTGGCAACTTTGCAAGATACTACATTCCCAAACTTTTGAAATAACTCTTGTAACCCCACACTATCTATTGATTCACTTAGATTCTGAATAAATACCAACAAATCCACATTCAAAATTTCCActaatgaaagaaataataggtATAGTTGAGGGGATGAGCTCATTCGAAAAAAGTTTTCAAAGTGTCGTCCGTCGAGCAGTCAACTTAGTCTCCAACAACCGGTGGTGTTATAGATACCTGCAAGACTAAAGAGTATTGTACACGACCTTTTGTGGAGACTGAGGACAAAACCCTGATACAACTATTTGACGGATGACCCTtacaaaaatttcttaaaacagtcaatcccctcaattaatctatatacatatatgagTTAAATGAAGAACATAAAAGGATTTTGTACCTTAACAAACACATTTCCAACTCCACTTTTTCTTGCATCAGGATCTCTAAGTGACCATGTCACCCTTATCATTTTCCCATTAAGCATGCTGTGATTCATTTTCTCCATTGCAAAATGTGCTAAGCCATaccacaaaaagaaaaaacatgaaCCATGCATAAAGGTTAACTcattgacaattttttttatttggagaAATGTATTAATCATGTCAATTAGCTATGATTTAATAgacattaattttaaatttaattttttttttatgatagtGGGAAATTTTCACTAATGCATTTCCTCCGAAGTTATTTATTATAGCAAAATAATACTCAATGATAGATAATTTTAAAacacaataataacaataatactaCGGATTCACAAAACAagaacaatttattgaaatagaCTGTGTACGCCCCCAACCTATATAGCATATAGGTCATTATGGGGAAGCGTAGTACTACTTGATCTAGTTCCCTAAAAATTGAACATGTTATAGGTCCAAAGTCAAAGTTTATCAATGGCAAATGATCACTATTTCCTTTTGGTAGGTACATCATCAGACtccaataatatatattttcaagcacttaaactttttataaaatcattaagcAAAACTTAGGCTCAATccgaaataataaaaattcattgaAGGATTAATCAACTCTTGATAGACATCACTTCAAAATTTTCTTCGAAAACTCCAGTCAACAatatacatatcaaataacataattttaaatactaattgaattaaaaatatatatctaaacaGAGATTTAAAAATCAATCAGAACAGAAAATTCTTAGAAGataaaattagtgaaaaaatgtCATATTTAAATCAAAACCCAAATGAAAACATTAGATAGTTTAAAATTAACAACAAATCATACCATCCTGAATAGAACTGAAATTAACATAGCCATAACAAAGAGACCTTCCCGTCGACGAATCTCTACAAACACGAACAGACGATATTCCCTTAAACTCATTAAAAGCGTCGAAGAGAGTGCCGTCGGTGACATCGGGATGCAAATCTCCGACATATAATGAAACCGTCGACGCCGGTAACGTCACCGCCGATGGAACCGCCATTGATCTTCTACTATATACCAATATCGCAAAAACGATTTCACtcaaaaatcaaatcaatttttcaaTGGAAACTTTTGAGAAATGGGGTTTCAGTTTTGGATTTAATTCTTCTTTACCTTTTTATTTAGTGAGTGATTAATGAAGAgaaaaaattttggattttgtaTTCAAAGATGATAATAAAGAGTgagtgtttttatttattttttcctttttttttgcatGGGAGTTTCAACTATAAGGAATGTAAGATCCGTTACAATATGCGCTTTTTCAgagtgtatttttttttattttttacaatttcacaaatttagtTTTTGTAATTAGATAATATAGATTTTCcttcaaatataattaaaaataaataatatatgtgatAATTATGAGtgcatttaaaaaattatctatcaaaattgaaaattttgaaatattaaataattattattatagaaatttataagaaatgataaaatattgtattttattttatttttaaaaaatataataatatataaatatattaatttgaaaaaaattgaactcaaaggaaatatttttattttttatcatattattaaattaatatttaaaaacaattatagtatttaatttaaaattattagttaaagagttaaaataaaatagaagttgtgataattatatatttaaaaataaatatgatttaacataattttatgataattatgtatttaaagataattaaaattacaattataattattaagtaaaaaattGTACTCATTTTAAAATAAAGCTATCACTTGCATAGAGCTTTAACCATGAAACATAGTAATGTATATAGGttaaaaattctttaattaagatttaaaattttttattataatatttgaataagttattatattttaattatattcaataattcaaacaagaaatattattatatatattaattattgtaattaaaaatataatatttaaaattaattaaatattaaacgcATAAAATCATACACAATGCATAtgactaggggtgagcattcgatcgagtcAAGTCAGATCGAGTCGGATCGAGTCAaagaattttaagttaataagtttaacttataaattattataaaattaatatttaaaaataccaCATGTCAAACAAATTTAAACATGTGTCatggaaataattttttaaattttatgaattatcatAAAATCAATGCTCAAAAGATTTCATGTGTCAACAAAAAAACATAACACATGTCGTGTAAACAATAGTTTAGAAAATACATTTAAATGTGTTTCTTAAAGCAAATCgaaattattacttttaaaacaatacttaaatataaaaagtttgaaattaaaaataaaataaaataaaaagataaataggGTTCCAATTCTGAATTTGatttttctccctttttatttagtGAGTGACtaatgaagagaaaaaaaatagaattttatatTCGAAGATGATGATAAAGAGTAGagtatt is part of the Gossypium hirsutum isolate 1008001.06 chromosome D11, Gossypium_hirsutum_v2.1, whole genome shotgun sequence genome and encodes:
- the LOC121223563 gene encoding polyadenylate-binding protein 7 isoform X2, whose translation is MAVPSAVTLPASTVSLYVGDLHPDVTDGTLFDAFNEFKGISSVRVCRDSSTGRSLCYGYVNFSSIQDAHFAMEKMNHSMLNGKMIRVTWSLRDPDARKSGVGNVFVKNLSESIDSVGLQELFQKFGNVVSCKVATFEDGKSMGYGFVQFESEESANAAIERLDNTMIGDKEIYVGKFMKKCDRVLPSPDVKYTNLYVKNLDPDINEEVLQEKFSEFGKIACLVVARDENGTSRGFGFVNFECPEDAKKAMESMNGSQLGSKVLYVARAQKKAEREQILRNQFEERRKEQIMKYKASNVYVKNIDDDVTDDELRDLFSLCGTITSAKLMRDDKGINKGFGFVCFSAPEEAAKAVGTFHGYMFHRKPLYVAIAQRKEDRQAQLQLQYAQRMPGLAGPSTVVLPGGYPPLYYASPTGIVSQVPLRPGMMHQPLGLRPGWRANGFAPPTRPVFQYSSLPLFPTAPRQTRPNRRQMNGNTLRGSHSVTYALQLQPPNQTVTSSKDQSNQQTGQAKSVPNGQGREVNKGPGGGAAAAALTQGTEMLSSMLAAASPEQQKTILGEKLYPLIQKHQPDLVPKITGMLLEMDNSELLLLLESPESLAAKVEEAVGVLKLSNAKVTGQDALHPNFLSAGVAVN
- the LOC121223563 gene encoding polyadenylate-binding protein 7 isoform X1, whose product is MAVPSAVTLPASTVSLYVGDLHPDVTDGTLFDAFNEFKGISSVRVCRDSSTGRSLCYGYVNFSSIQDAHFAMEKMNHSMLNGKMIRVTWSLRDPDARKSGVGNVFVKNLSESIDSVGLQELFQKFGNVVSCKVATFEDGKSMGYGFVQFESEESANAAIERLDNTMIGDKEIYVGKFMKKCDRVLPSPDVKYTNLYVKNLDPDINEEVLQEKFSEFGKIACLVVARDENGTSRGFGFVNFECPEDAKKAMESMNGSQLGSKVLYVARAQKKAEREQILRNQFEERRKEQIMKYKASNVYVKNIDDDVTDDELRDLFSLCGTITSAKLMRDDKGINKGFGFVCFSAPEEAAKAVGTFHGYMFHRKPLYVAIAQRKEDRQAQLQLQYAQRMPGLAGPSTVVLPGGYPPLYYASPTGIVSQVPLRPGMMHQPLGLRPGWRANGFAPPTRPVFQYSSLPLFPTAPRQTRPNRRQMNGNTLRGSHSVTYALQLQPPNQTVTSSKDQSNQQQTGQAKSVPNGQGREVNKGPGGGAAAAALTQGTEMLSSMLAAASPEQQKTILGEKLYPLIQKHQPDLVPKITGMLLEMDNSELLLLLESPESLAAKVEEAVGVLKLSNAKVTGQDALHPNFLSAGVAVN